One window from the genome of Halomicrobium zhouii encodes:
- a CDS encoding NADH-quinone oxidoreductase subunit B, with amino-acid sequence MSSDQTKLADAQSTQEARMGSGADDRFNSKLREAFGSTPFILTKFDKFMNWVRGSSMFMLQFGIACCSIEMIHTYAIKHDLDRFGAGVPRASPRQADVIIVPGTIVSKFAPRMKRVYDQMPEPKFVVSMGSCTVSGGPFQEGYNVVKGAEEVIPCDIHVPGCPPRPEALIYGVAKLQERIAEGESSPVTVKPYELEQFGDLEQDELVQKLADQIDEEDLVMRYNWGDSP; translated from the coding sequence ATGAGTAGTGACCAAACGAAGCTGGCGGACGCACAGTCTACGCAGGAGGCCCGAATGGGTTCGGGCGCCGACGACCGCTTCAACTCGAAACTGCGGGAAGCGTTCGGCTCGACGCCGTTCATCCTCACCAAGTTCGACAAGTTCATGAACTGGGTGCGGGGCTCCTCGATGTTCATGTTGCAGTTCGGGATCGCCTGCTGCAGCATCGAGATGATCCACACGTACGCCATCAAGCACGACCTCGACCGCTTCGGCGCCGGCGTCCCGCGTGCCTCGCCGCGCCAGGCGGACGTGATCATCGTCCCGGGGACCATCGTCTCGAAGTTCGCCCCGCGGATGAAGCGCGTCTACGACCAGATGCCCGAGCCCAAGTTCGTCGTCTCGATGGGCTCGTGTACGGTCTCCGGCGGTCCGTTCCAGGAGGGGTACAACGTCGTCAAGGGCGCCGAAGAGGTCATCCCGTGTGACATCCACGTCCCCGGCTGCCCGCCCCGTCCCGAGGCGCTCATCTACGGCGTCGCCAAGCTCCAGGAGCGCATCGCCGAGGGCGAGTCCTCGCCCGTCACCGTCAAGCCCTACGAACTGGAGCAGTTCGGTGACCTCGAGCAGGACGAACTCGTCCAGAAGCTCGCCGACCAGATTGACGAGGAGGACCTCGTCATGCGTTACAACTGGGGGGACTCGCCGTGA
- a CDS encoding 5-(carboxyamino)imidazole ribonucleotide synthase — translation MTLSTPGPTLGVVGGGQLGRMLGEAAAPLGVELVVTDPTPDPPAAPVVRDALVGEFDDEATFRELAERADVLTYEIELADPDVLERVAEETGTPVHPDPETLRTIQDKLVQKRRLSEAGVPVPEFRQVDSADDLREACAELGYPAMLKAREGGYDGRGNVPVESPDDVEEAFVAIDGPAMVEEMVDFERELAVMGCRGADGERDTFPVTETVHEEEILRESVSPPRTDDDAVLDRAREVVLEVLDAMDGRGVFGVELFETTDGEVLLNEIAPRPHNSGHWTIEGCHTSQFEQHVRAVMGMPLGTTERRAPTVSANILGDVEERQPGTLSGEESVLATPRAHLHWYGKHDVYELRKMGHVTLVDGEDGSDESGGIDDLLEEIRTLRDELTFRK, via the coding sequence ATGACACTCTCCACACCGGGGCCGACGCTGGGCGTCGTCGGCGGCGGACAGCTCGGGCGGATGCTCGGCGAGGCTGCGGCGCCGCTGGGCGTCGAACTGGTCGTCACCGACCCGACGCCGGACCCGCCGGCTGCGCCGGTCGTCCGCGACGCCCTCGTCGGCGAGTTCGACGACGAGGCGACGTTCCGCGAGCTGGCGGAGCGGGCGGACGTGCTGACCTACGAGATCGAACTGGCCGACCCGGACGTGCTCGAACGCGTCGCCGAGGAGACCGGGACGCCGGTCCACCCGGACCCCGAGACGCTCAGGACCATCCAGGACAAACTCGTTCAGAAGCGCCGGTTGTCCGAGGCCGGCGTGCCGGTCCCGGAATTCCGGCAGGTGGATTCCGCGGACGACCTCCGCGAGGCCTGCGCGGAACTGGGCTATCCCGCGATGCTGAAAGCTCGCGAGGGCGGGTACGACGGTCGCGGCAACGTCCCCGTCGAGTCGCCCGACGACGTCGAGGAAGCGTTCGTCGCCATCGACGGCCCGGCGATGGTCGAGGAGATGGTGGACTTCGAGCGCGAACTCGCGGTGATGGGCTGTCGCGGCGCGGACGGCGAGCGCGACACCTTCCCCGTCACCGAGACGGTTCACGAGGAAGAGATCCTGCGGGAGTCGGTCTCACCGCCGCGGACCGACGACGACGCCGTTCTGGACCGCGCACGTGAGGTCGTTCTGGAGGTCCTCGACGCGATGGACGGCCGCGGCGTCTTCGGCGTCGAACTGTTCGAGACGACGGACGGCGAGGTCCTCCTCAACGAGATCGCGCCCCGGCCACACAACTCGGGCCACTGGACCATCGAGGGCTGTCACACCTCTCAGTTCGAACAGCACGTCCGCGCCGTGATGGGCATGCCACTGGGAACGACGGAACGGCGCGCGCCGACGGTGTCGGCCAACATCCTGGGTGACGTCGAGGAGCGCCAGCCGGGGACCCTCTCCGGCGAGGAGTCGGTGCTGGCGACGCCGCGGGCGCACCTCCACTGGTACGGGAAACACGACGTCTACGAGCTGCGGAAGATGGGCCACGTGACCCTGGTGGACGGAGAAGACGGATCCGACGAGTCAGGCGGAATCGACGACTTGCTCGAGGAGATTCGGACGCTGCGAGACGAGCTGACCTTCCGGAAGTAG
- a CDS encoding NADH-quinone oxidoreductase subunit A, which yields MSNPWIAIGALALVGVLIPVGMMAASYLLRPSVPEQGKSATYESGEVPTGSSTKIQFNIQYYMVALLFVVFDIETVLIFPWTVVYRDVVANVGLAEALYPMLVFVGILVVGLAWAWRNGAVKWVRSPRASRQLDHKP from the coding sequence ATGAGTAATCCATGGATCGCGATCGGCGCGCTCGCGCTCGTAGGGGTTCTCATCCCAGTGGGGATGATGGCCGCGTCCTACCTCCTGCGGCCGAGCGTCCCGGAACAAGGAAAGAGCGCCACCTACGAGAGCGGTGAGGTCCCGACCGGCAGCAGCACCAAGATTCAGTTCAACATCCAGTACTACATGGTCGCGCTGCTGTTCGTCGTCTTCGACATCGAGACCGTCCTGATATTCCCGTGGACGGTCGTCTACCGCGACGTCGTCGCGAACGTGGGACTCGCCGAGGCTCTGTATCCCATGCTCGTCTTCGTCGGGATACTCGTCGTCGGTCTCGCGTGGGCGTGGCGCAATGGAGCAGTGAAGTGGGTGCGGAGCCCGCGTGCCAGTCGGCAACTCGACCACAAACCATGA
- a CDS encoding DUF7344 domain-containing protein, which translates to MSEHSADATGPASSDSFERSHATALDATFDVLSNRRRREAFRCLAAHDEPMALADLADEVAVAERGAPITDISAEVVKHVYVTLYHSHVPSLENAGFVRYDQERDLVTLTQDRPDLDRFDATAVQTDRKS; encoded by the coding sequence ATGTCTGAACACTCGGCCGACGCGACCGGACCGGCTTCGTCCGATTCGTTCGAACGCTCGCATGCGACGGCGCTCGACGCGACGTTCGACGTCCTGTCGAATCGCCGCCGGCGAGAGGCCTTTCGTTGCCTGGCGGCGCACGACGAACCGATGGCGCTCGCCGACCTGGCGGACGAAGTCGCGGTCGCCGAACGCGGAGCGCCCATCACCGACATCTCCGCGGAGGTAGTCAAGCACGTCTACGTTACGTTGTATCACAGCCACGTTCCCAGTCTGGAGAACGCTGGCTTCGTCCGGTACGACCAGGAGCGCGACCTCGTGACGCTGACGCAGGATCGGCCGGACCTCGACCGGTTCGACGCGACCGCCGTTCAGACAGATCGGAAATCCTGA
- the ribH gene encoding 6,7-dimethyl-8-ribityllumazine synthase — MVQLGLVIAQYDKHGAVIDAMAQSARDAAEECDAEIAAALDVPGSYDTPLAADRLARRDDVDAVAVLGAIISGDTDHDQVIGAAAAQGLTDVSLDRDTPVTMGIIGPGMSQDEAEARTDKGGEAVRSAVALAEELKL; from the coding sequence ATGGTCCAGCTCGGGCTGGTAATTGCCCAGTACGACAAACACGGCGCCGTGATCGACGCGATGGCGCAGTCGGCCAGGGACGCCGCCGAAGAGTGCGACGCCGAAATCGCCGCGGCCCTCGACGTGCCCGGCTCCTACGACACGCCGCTCGCGGCCGACAGGCTCGCCCGTCGCGACGACGTCGACGCCGTGGCGGTGCTGGGCGCGATCATCAGCGGCGACACCGATCACGACCAGGTGATCGGCGCCGCGGCCGCCCAGGGGCTGACCGACGTCAGCCTCGACCGGGACACACCGGTCACGATGGGCATCATCGGTCCGGGCATGAGCCAGGACGAAGCCGAGGCGCGGACGGACAAGGGCGGCGAGGCCGTCCGCAGCGCCGTCGCCCTCGCGGAGGAACTCAAACTATGA
- the purE gene encoding 5-(carboxyamino)imidazole ribonucleotide mutase: MTNADSVQSLIDQLHDEAEMDLPSEETPDVGIVMGSDSDLPTMAGGKGKRPGAYDALTDELGFAEQTDYGDAPDAQFTFETFVVSAHRTPELMYAYAETAEDRGIDVLIAGAGGKSADLPNMTASIAYPLPVIGVPVQEKSVDSVIGMPQGAPITAVDAGKSFNAALTAGQILARQYPELRERLQAYHDDLQEAVGDVSRDLHELGTPGFKDEYWE, from the coding sequence ATGACCAACGCCGACTCGGTGCAATCGCTGATCGACCAGCTCCACGACGAGGCGGAGATGGACCTGCCCAGCGAGGAGACGCCCGACGTGGGAATCGTGATGGGGTCGGATTCTGACCTCCCGACGATGGCGGGCGGGAAGGGCAAGCGGCCGGGCGCGTACGACGCGCTCACGGACGAACTCGGATTCGCGGAACAGACCGACTACGGGGACGCGCCTGACGCGCAGTTCACCTTCGAGACGTTCGTCGTCTCCGCCCACCGGACGCCGGAGCTAATGTACGCATACGCGGAGACCGCCGAGGACCGCGGAATCGACGTGCTCATCGCCGGTGCTGGCGGGAAGAGTGCGGACCTGCCCAACATGACCGCGAGCATCGCCTACCCGCTGCCGGTCATCGGCGTCCCGGTCCAGGAGAAGTCCGTCGACAGCGTCATCGGCATGCCCCAGGGCGCGCCGATAACCGCCGTCGACGCGGGCAAGTCGTTCAACGCGGCGCTGACGGCGGGCCAGATTCTCGCGCGTCAGTACCCCGAACTGCGTGAACGACTGCAGGCCTACCACGACGACCTGCAGGAGGCAGTCGGCGACGTCTCGCGAGACCTCCACGAGCTGGGGACACCGGGATTCAAGGACGAGTACTGGGAGTGA
- a CDS encoding NADH-quinone oxidoreductase subunit D, which produces MSLEKRTPVVDDVGVTEDGVDYDALADLLGDSVIDREEHVNADGFVIRPDDVQSVLRTLKEDAGFDHCSCVTAQDYDDRYESIYHLKKYRDPTQEVSVVVPTPKEDPRHQTGSEVYETANWHEREAYDLVGIEYDDHPDLRRILLPETWQGHPLSGDFNQDQPQIVSLREHANPLQDDKQSPDDPDTMFINIGPHHPATHGVLHVKTVLDGEQIVDIDPDIGYLHRCEEQMCQQGTYRHQIMPYPDRWDYISAGILNEWAYARAAEDLADIEVPEYAQVIRTMSAEMCRIASHSLALATFALDVFGDFTAVFQYGIRDREIVQDLLEDLTGQRLMFNYLRLGGVAWDLPEPREEYFEKIRDFLEDLPEKLAEYHDLVTGNEIFQMRCVDTGILTPEMVKDYGATGPVARGSGVDYDLRRDDPYGYYDELDWDVVTEDGCDNFSRVLVRLRELEESARIIEQCVDLLEEWPEDDRTIQANVPRTLKPDPDREIYRAVEGAKGELGIYIRSDGTDKPARFKIRSPCFSNLQSLAEMSEGEYIPDMIASLGSLDIVLGEVDR; this is translated from the coding sequence GTGAGTCTCGAAAAAAGGACGCCGGTCGTCGACGACGTCGGCGTCACCGAGGACGGCGTCGACTACGACGCGCTCGCCGACCTGCTCGGGGATTCGGTCATCGACCGGGAGGAGCACGTCAACGCCGACGGGTTCGTCATCCGGCCGGACGACGTCCAGTCGGTCCTCCGCACGCTCAAGGAGGACGCCGGCTTCGACCACTGTTCCTGCGTCACCGCGCAGGACTACGACGACCGGTACGAGTCTATCTACCACCTGAAGAAGTACCGGGACCCGACCCAGGAGGTCTCCGTCGTCGTCCCGACGCCGAAGGAGGACCCGCGCCACCAGACCGGCTCCGAAGTGTACGAGACCGCGAACTGGCACGAGCGCGAGGCCTACGACCTGGTCGGCATCGAGTACGACGACCACCCGGACCTGCGACGCATCCTCCTGCCCGAGACCTGGCAGGGCCACCCGCTGTCCGGTGACTTCAACCAGGACCAGCCACAGATCGTCTCGCTGCGCGAGCACGCGAACCCGTTGCAGGACGACAAACAGAGCCCGGACGACCCGGACACGATGTTCATCAATATCGGTCCGCACCACCCGGCGACCCACGGCGTCCTGCACGTCAAGACGGTGCTCGACGGTGAGCAGATCGTCGACATCGATCCCGACATCGGCTACCTCCACCGCTGCGAGGAGCAGATGTGTCAGCAGGGCACCTACCGCCACCAGATAATGCCGTATCCCGACCGCTGGGACTACATCTCGGCCGGCATCCTCAACGAGTGGGCATACGCGCGCGCGGCCGAGGACCTGGCCGACATCGAGGTGCCGGAGTACGCACAGGTCATCCGGACGATGTCCGCCGAGATGTGTCGCATCGCGAGTCACTCCCTCGCGCTGGCGACGTTCGCGCTGGACGTCTTCGGCGACTTCACCGCCGTCTTCCAGTACGGTATCCGCGACCGCGAGATTGTCCAGGATCTCCTGGAGGACCTGACCGGCCAGCGGCTGATGTTCAACTACCTCCGCCTCGGCGGGGTCGCCTGGGACCTGCCCGAACCCCGCGAGGAGTACTTCGAGAAGATCCGGGACTTCCTGGAGGACCTCCCGGAGAAACTCGCGGAGTACCACGACCTCGTGACGGGCAACGAGATCTTCCAGATGCGCTGTGTCGACACGGGGATCCTCACGCCCGAGATGGTCAAGGACTACGGCGCGACCGGACCGGTCGCTCGCGGTTCGGGCGTCGACTACGACCTCCGTCGCGACGACCCCTACGGCTACTACGACGAACTCGACTGGGACGTCGTCACGGAGGACGGTTGCGACAACTTCTCGCGGGTGCTCGTGCGCCTGCGCGAACTCGAGGAGTCGGCTCGCATCATCGAACAGTGCGTCGACCTGCTCGAAGAGTGGCCCGAAGACGACCGCACCATCCAGGCCAACGTCCCGCGGACGCTCAAGCCCGACCCGGATCGGGAGATCTACCGTGCGGTCGAGGGCGCGAAGGGCGAACTCGGCATCTACATCCGCTCGGACGGCACCGACAAGCCGGCGCGGTTCAAGATCCGGAGCCCCTGTTTCAGCAACCTCCAGTCGCTGGCGGAGATGTCCGAGGGCGAGTACATCCCGGACATGATCGCCTCGCTGGGTAGCCTCGACATCGTCCTCGGGGAGGTGGACCGGTAA
- a CDS encoding pyridoxal phosphate-dependent aminotransferase, which produces MTLEFADRVGRVEPSATLAISNKSAELAADGVDVVDLSVGEPDFDTPENIKQAAKDALDAGHTGYTSTPGIPALREALAEKLHADGLTQYEAENVVVTPGGKQALYEIFQTLIDDGDEVALLDPAWVSYEAMVKLAGGSLARVDTAAHDFQLAGALDDLTETVSDDTELLVVNSPGNPHGAVYSDDALAAVRDLAVEHDITVISDEIYKEITYDGVEATSLGTLDGMEDRTITVNGFSKAYSMTGWRLGYFAGPEDLVSQSGKVHGHSVSCAVNFVQHAGVEALQNTDEAVAEMVAAFSERRDFLLDLLRDHDVDVATPQGAFYMMPQVDDDDTAWCEEAIDEAHVAAVPGSAFGTPGYARFSYANSKERLEEAVERLADADLI; this is translated from the coding sequence ATGACTCTCGAATTCGCAGACCGCGTCGGACGCGTAGAACCGAGCGCCACGCTCGCGATCAGCAACAAGTCCGCCGAACTGGCGGCCGACGGCGTCGACGTCGTCGACCTCTCGGTCGGGGAGCCGGACTTCGACACCCCCGAGAATATCAAACAGGCCGCCAAGGACGCGCTGGACGCCGGCCACACGGGGTACACCTCGACGCCCGGCATCCCAGCGCTGCGCGAGGCGCTGGCCGAGAAACTCCACGCCGACGGCCTCACCCAGTACGAGGCCGAGAACGTCGTCGTCACGCCCGGGGGCAAGCAGGCGCTCTACGAGATCTTCCAGACGCTCATCGACGACGGTGACGAGGTCGCCCTGCTCGACCCGGCGTGGGTCTCCTACGAGGCGATGGTGAAACTCGCCGGCGGCTCGCTCGCCCGCGTCGACACCGCCGCCCACGACTTCCAGCTGGCAGGTGCGCTCGACGACCTGACCGAGACTGTCTCGGACGACACCGAACTGCTGGTCGTCAACTCGCCGGGCAACCCCCACGGTGCCGTCTACTCCGACGACGCCCTCGCGGCCGTCCGCGACCTCGCCGTCGAGCACGACATCACCGTGATCTCCGACGAGATATACAAGGAGATCACCTACGACGGCGTCGAGGCCACGTCGCTGGGCACCCTCGACGGGATGGAAGACCGCACCATCACCGTCAACGGCTTCTCGAAGGCCTACTCGATGACCGGGTGGCGCCTGGGCTACTTCGCCGGTCCCGAGGACCTGGTCAGCCAGTCCGGCAAGGTCCACGGCCACTCCGTCTCCTGTGCCGTCAACTTCGTCCAGCACGCGGGGGTCGAGGCCCTGCAGAACACCGACGAGGCCGTCGCGGAGATGGTCGCCGCCTTCAGCGAGCGCCGCGACTTCCTGCTCGACCTGCTCCGGGACCACGACGTCGACGTCGCCACGCCCCAGGGCGCGTTCTACATGATGCCCCAGGTCGACGACGACGACACCGCCTGGTGCGAGGAGGCCATCGACGAGGCCCACGTCGCGGCCGTGCCCGGGAGCGCCTTCGGGACGCCGGGCTACGCCCGTTTCTCCTACGCGAACAGCAAGGAACGACTCGAAGAAGCCGTCGAGCGCCTCGCCGACGCCGACCTGATCTGA
- a CDS encoding flippase activity-associated protein Agl23, with the protein MAASDSPESSTPSGERSLPDWAPDSDDVVLLVAGITLLALLARLVLLGDRIAHWDEGRVAYWIVHYQETGSFAYRRIIHGPFIQHVNRWLFPIWGANDFTMRVPVAVVGGLLPLSALLFREHLRRVEVVAMALFLSFNPVLLYYSRFMRSDVLVAAFMFAAFGFFVRFYDTRRTRYLYAAAAFVAFGFASKENAAVYVLTWLGAAGLLADQALYRPRNHASGYDLLRSKARGVRDRFDSSRDEVLSFVLHYASDTAWALILLFGLLLFFYAPRGAGMEGITYPPAAAAEGTVGFWQGFASPSNFVDMVQATWNHSAEEFGTWFERSTEAGDEGLAAVYVDFFDQFVQVMIQKAAPLTAFAIFGFVLERYGAERSRNLVMFAAYCGFVSVLGYPLGTDIFGAWLVVHALVPLSIPAAVGLARIFDWGYEAFVLDDSVGVAIAAVLLLLVGAQVAAVAVPAVYVNDQSDDNNLVQYAQPGGDPRAELQTIGAVADREGNGTDVLLYYGEQGDAYDDNLAFVKDDPNDWDSSSLDTRPLCARWYNSLPFPWYFAKDDVQVNCSRERAQLESRIQSNPPPVIITQDDDTTVPTGALESSYTGTTYEMRAWGKETTFWIHEDVQTEGE; encoded by the coding sequence ATGGCAGCGTCCGACAGCCCCGAATCGTCGACGCCGTCGGGCGAGCGGTCCCTCCCCGACTGGGCGCCCGACAGTGACGACGTCGTGCTCCTGGTGGCCGGCATCACCCTCCTCGCCCTCCTGGCCCGACTGGTCCTGCTGGGTGACCGAATCGCCCACTGGGACGAGGGGCGCGTCGCCTACTGGATCGTCCACTACCAGGAGACGGGGTCGTTCGCGTACCGGCGCATCATCCACGGTCCCTTCATCCAGCACGTCAACCGCTGGCTGTTCCCCATCTGGGGCGCCAACGACTTCACCATGCGCGTCCCCGTCGCCGTCGTCGGCGGCCTGTTGCCCCTCTCGGCGCTCCTCTTCCGCGAACATCTCCGGCGCGTCGAGGTAGTCGCGATGGCCCTGTTCCTCTCTTTCAACCCCGTCCTGCTGTACTACTCGCGGTTCATGCGCAGCGACGTGCTCGTCGCGGCGTTCATGTTCGCCGCTTTCGGCTTCTTCGTCCGGTTCTACGACACGCGCCGGACGCGCTACCTCTACGCCGCGGCCGCGTTCGTCGCCTTCGGGTTCGCCTCGAAGGAGAACGCCGCGGTGTACGTCCTGACGTGGCTCGGCGCCGCCGGCCTGCTGGCCGACCAGGCGCTCTACCGGCCCCGAAACCACGCCAGTGGGTACGACCTCTTGCGCTCGAAAGCGAGGGGCGTCCGCGACCGCTTCGACTCCTCACGGGACGAGGTTCTCTCGTTCGTCCTCCACTACGCCAGCGACACCGCCTGGGCCCTGATACTCCTCTTCGGCCTCTTGCTGTTCTTCTACGCGCCGCGGGGCGCCGGGATGGAGGGAATCACGTACCCGCCCGCCGCCGCCGCGGAGGGGACCGTCGGCTTCTGGCAGGGCTTCGCCAGCCCGTCGAACTTCGTCGACATGGTGCAGGCCACCTGGAACCACTCCGCCGAGGAGTTCGGCACGTGGTTCGAACGCTCGACCGAGGCGGGCGACGAGGGCCTCGCCGCGGTGTACGTGGACTTCTTCGACCAGTTCGTCCAGGTGATGATACAGAAGGCGGCGCCACTGACCGCCTTCGCCATCTTCGGGTTCGTCCTCGAGCGCTACGGCGCCGAGCGCTCGCGCAACCTCGTGATGTTCGCCGCCTACTGCGGCTTCGTCTCCGTGCTCGGCTACCCGCTCGGGACGGACATCTTCGGTGCCTGGCTCGTCGTCCACGCGCTGGTCCCCCTCTCCATCCCGGCCGCGGTCGGTCTCGCGCGCATCTTCGACTGGGGGTACGAGGCGTTCGTCCTCGACGACTCGGTGGGCGTCGCCATCGCCGCAGTCCTCCTGTTGCTCGTCGGAGCCCAGGTCGCCGCCGTCGCGGTGCCAGCGGTGTACGTCAACGACCAGTCCGACGACAACAACCTCGTCCAGTACGCCCAGCCGGGCGGCGACCCGCGCGCCGAACTCCAGACAATCGGCGCCGTCGCGGACCGCGAAGGCAACGGGACAGACGTCCTCCTCTACTACGGCGAACAGGGCGACGCGTACGACGACAACCTCGCCTTCGTCAAGGACGACCCGAACGACTGGGACTCCTCCTCGCTGGATACCAGGCCGCTGTGTGCGCGGTGGTACAACTCGCTGCCGTTCCCGTGGTACTTCGCCAAGGACGACGTCCAGGTGAACTGTTCGCGCGAACGCGCGCAACTGGAGTCCAGAATCCAGTCGAACCCGCCGCCGGTGATCATCACCCAGGACGACGATACCACGGTGCCGACCGGTGCGCTCGAATCGTCCTACACCGGGACGACCTACGAGATGCGCGCCTGGGGCAAGGAGACGACGTTCTGGATTCACGAGGACGTCCAGACCGAGGGCGAGTAG